Genomic segment of Dromaius novaehollandiae isolate bDroNov1 chromosome 6, bDroNov1.hap1, whole genome shotgun sequence:
TGCCCCTGCTCGCCAAGCAGTGCCACACGGACACCCAActcttcctctgctccctctTCGCCCCCGTCTGCCTCGACCAGCCCATCTACCCCTGTCGCTCGCTCTGCGAGGTGGTGCGCGACTCCTGCGCCCCTGTCATGGAGTCCTACGGCTTCCCCTGGCCCGACATGCTGCACTGCGCCAAGTTCCCCTTCGACCACGACCTCTGCATCACCGTGCAGTTCGGGAACAGGCAGGCCACCCCGCCGCCAGGTAACCCGGCTCGCGAGCACCCCTCGCCACCCGCACGGGGCATCCCCGGGGCCAGGGGGGAGAGCAGAGCATGGGGGGTGACTGCGGGACCTGACAAGAGCTGCTCGGGGAGCTCTCGTGTCCTCCCCAGACCTGAGTCCCCAGGCCTGAGTCCCATCCCAGCAGCAAGAAGAACGTGCAGCCCCAAGCGCTGCACCTGCGCCATCCCCTCTCCCCATGGGGGTCTTGGGCCCATGCTGCCCACTGCAGGGTGGGAGTCTGCCCTGGGACACGTTGCCCAAAGGCAGCTCAGGGCTGGGTCAGGAGCAGGCACTGAGGGTCGTGACACCCTTCAACACGGTGCTACCTTCACTGCTGCTGCTCATCCCCATGGGTTGGCAGCCAGACAGGGAGCAGGCACGGGGATGCCACCCCACACAGTGCTCCACGTCCCTCGGCATCACCCTGGCACAGCTCCCCAGGGAGTGGAGGGGTGCCAGGGccgctcccagtgcctccccgCTGAGCTGGCCCCGGTCCCAGGCCTCAGCAGCGGGGCGGCTGTGACAGTGGCGGGTCTCTCCCCGCAGTGTCCAAGATCTGCACCCAGTGTGAGATGGAGCACAAGGCGGACGGCATGATGGAGCAGATGTGCTCCAGCGACTTCGGTGAGTGCTGGGGTCCCCTTCCCGGCCCCCAGGATGAGGGGACTCCCAACAGCCCCACTAGCCCCCAGAGCAGCCCAGATAGGGAGGGATGGCCAGAGAAACAGGGTCGCAGTTGTCCAGGGACCACCCCATGGGAACCCCTCAGCCATTCCCTTGAACCCTGAGGGTGAGAGACAAGGCGCAGCACAGGACATTGGGTGCAATAGGCAGAACTGAACATTTGGGAGGGTCACTGGGGgcttcttctgcccccccagcagcctcttcccctccccacatTCCCCAGAAACACCCCCCTTCCAGGGGCCACCCCGCAAGGGACTGATTGCACCCTGTCCTGCAGAGGCCCCTGGCACTAACCCCACGGTCCCCCCAGCAATGCCCCATGGCAGTCTCCCCaccccagcagtgccccatggCAGTACCCCATGCCTGTCCCGCAGTGGTGAAGATGCGCATCAAGGAGATGACGGAGGAGAACGGGGAGCGGCGCCTTGTGGCCGCCCAGAAGAAGAAGGTGCTGAAGCTGGGCCCGCTCAAGCGCAAGGACACCAAGAAGATGGTGCTGCACATGAAGAACGCAggcgcctgcccctgcccccagctCGACAACCTCAGCGGCAGCTTCCTGGTGATGGGCCGCAAGGCGGGCGGGCG
This window contains:
- the SFRP5 gene encoding secreted frizzled-related protein 5, which produces MPRESGAAALGTALLALALAGAPGRGQNYDYYGWQPESQPHGRYYAREPQCVDIPADMQLCRDVGYKRMRLPNLLEHESLGEVKQQAGSWVPLLAKQCHTDTQLFLCSLFAPVCLDQPIYPCRSLCEVVRDSCAPVMESYGFPWPDMLHCAKFPFDHDLCITVQFGNRQATPPPVSKICTQCEMEHKADGMMEQMCSSDFVVKMRIKEMTEENGERRLVAAQKKKVLKLGPLKRKDTKKMVLHMKNAGACPCPQLDNLSGSFLVMGRKAGGRLLLLAIYPWQKHNKEMKFAVKFMFSYPCPLYHPLLYGAGQR